From Levilactobacillus zymae, a single genomic window includes:
- a CDS encoding ABC transporter ATP-binding protein: MAYIEVQHATREFRSGDQTTVANRDISFTVDQGAVVTILGPSGAGKSTLLNILGGMDSPTSGRVLIDGVDIAQFSPKQLTTYRRQAVGFVFQFYNLIPNLTARENVELASQITQDARDVDDTLALVGLQDRAQNFPAQLSGGEQQRVAIARAVAKNPKLLLCDEPTGALDYQTGKQVLQVIQDAAKQTATTVIIVTHNSAIAQMGDLVIRINDAQIQSITPNAHPTPLAEIEW, translated from the coding sequence ATGGCCTATATCGAAGTCCAACACGCGACCCGCGAGTTTCGCAGCGGCGACCAGACCACGGTGGCCAACCGCGACATCTCGTTTACCGTGGACCAGGGCGCCGTGGTGACCATTCTGGGACCCAGCGGCGCCGGGAAATCCACGCTACTCAACATTCTTGGGGGGATGGACTCACCCACCAGCGGTCGCGTCTTGATCGACGGGGTGGACATCGCCCAGTTTTCCCCAAAACAACTCACGACCTACCGGCGCCAAGCCGTCGGGTTCGTGTTTCAATTCTATAATCTAATTCCCAACCTGACCGCCCGCGAGAACGTCGAACTGGCCTCCCAGATCACCCAGGACGCCAGAGACGTCGACGACACGCTGGCGTTGGTGGGGCTCCAGGACCGCGCGCAAAACTTTCCCGCCCAGTTGTCTGGTGGGGAGCAACAACGCGTGGCCATCGCCCGCGCCGTCGCCAAGAACCCGAAACTCTTGCTGTGCGACGAACCCACGGGGGCGCTAGATTACCAGACCGGTAAGCAGGTCTTGCAGGTGATCCAAGACGCCGCTAAACAGACCGCGACCACGGTGATCATCGTGACCCACAACAGCGCCATCGCGCAGATGGGTGACCTGGTGATTCGAATCAACGACGCGCAGATTCAGTCGATCACGCCCAACGCGCACCCGACGCCGCTGGCCGAGATTGAATGGTAG
- a CDS encoding FtsX-like permease family protein encodes MTPAYFKTILREIWRSKARFCSILIIIFLGVAFYTGIRATGPDMSQAATRYYRTQRLATNSVQSTLGLTTADLKAVNQHAGVTAQAVRYLDLTQLNNNRVVRVTELPTTQKLDRLTVTSGRLPRRANEIVLDAQARRLQPQLKVGGTYRIASTAAQNRQLTRRTFTIVGFVNSPRYVENVDRGVTTVGKGTLDYLAYVRPGTLKSRVITRLDVNFQNLRHVTPYSARYKKLNRANTQRLKTWLAPQARQRQGQLQTQATAKLAPLKRQVAALSQQLPATSPVLTKLTAKLRAAQAQVTAIPRPTYLYTDRTDNPGYTEYHENTQRVVALATVFPLFFIAIAALICLTTMTRMVEELRLQMGTLKALGYGNAAVGSEFMLYGGLAALLGTGLGVLFGVNFFPRFIAQAYGSMYNLPAIQVQYLWGDIGVALAIALACTLGSAWVVLRVDLRSLPTQLLQPKAPKAGKTLWLERWTGLWRRLSFNHKITLRNLLRYKQRLFMTVLGIAGCMAMMITGFGLKDSIGDISTKQFNDLWHYDAIVTRSGAETAGQRQALRQPANYRRSLTLKSSQVTVKQAGVAEQTVTLGVPQTPRQLNRFVTLRDRQTQRNYRLTDHGAIIDEKLAKLTHVKVGDTLALKAAGQTTRHVKVAAIAENYINHFVYLSPRYYRQVFHTAPTYNSNFVQLNHSGEAAGNAYANRLLKQAGIVNVTLMQTERQTNFKMFDSMNLVVLIFVISAGALALVVLYNLTNINVSERIRELSTIKVLGFYDNEVTLYIFRENLILTVLGILVGCLLGDGLHAYILQTAETNALMFSPGIHPVSYLYAAALTLVFSLLVMGIMHVKLKQVNMLDALKSVD; translated from the coding sequence ATGACACCAGCCTATTTTAAAACCATTTTGCGGGAAATTTGGCGCTCGAAGGCCCGTTTCTGCTCGATTCTGATTATTATTTTTCTGGGCGTGGCCTTCTACACCGGTATCCGGGCGACTGGACCGGACATGTCCCAAGCCGCCACCCGCTACTACCGGACTCAGCGCCTGGCGACCAACAGCGTGCAATCGACCCTGGGCCTGACCACCGCCGACCTAAAAGCCGTGAACCAACACGCCGGGGTGACCGCGCAGGCCGTACGGTACCTGGATCTCACCCAACTGAACAATAACCGGGTGGTGCGGGTGACCGAGTTACCGACCACCCAGAAACTCGACCGCTTGACGGTGACTAGCGGGCGCCTGCCACGGCGGGCCAACGAAATCGTGTTGGACGCCCAGGCCCGGCGCCTGCAGCCGCAACTTAAGGTGGGCGGAACTTACCGTATCGCCAGCACGGCCGCTCAGAACCGCCAGTTGACCCGGCGGACGTTTACCATCGTGGGGTTCGTCAATTCGCCGCGCTACGTGGAAAACGTGGACCGGGGCGTCACCACGGTGGGCAAGGGGACCCTGGATTACCTGGCCTACGTGCGGCCGGGCACGTTGAAGTCGCGGGTGATTACCCGCTTGGACGTCAACTTCCAGAACCTGCGCCACGTCACGCCGTATTCGGCGCGCTATAAAAAGCTTAACCGGGCCAACACGCAGCGGCTAAAGACCTGGTTGGCCCCGCAAGCCCGCCAACGCCAGGGCCAGCTACAAACGCAGGCCACCGCGAAATTAGCGCCGCTGAAACGGCAGGTGGCCGCGTTGAGCCAACAACTGCCGGCGACCAGCCCGGTTCTCACCAAACTAACGGCCAAGCTCCGGGCCGCTCAGGCGCAGGTCACCGCGATTCCGCGGCCGACCTACCTGTACACGGACCGGACCGATAATCCGGGATACACCGAATATCACGAAAACACGCAACGGGTGGTGGCCTTAGCGACCGTGTTCCCGCTATTCTTCATCGCGATTGCCGCGTTGATCTGTCTGACCACCATGACCCGGATGGTCGAGGAACTGCGCCTACAAATGGGAACGCTCAAGGCCCTGGGGTACGGCAACGCCGCGGTCGGCAGCGAGTTCATGCTGTACGGTGGTTTGGCCGCATTGTTGGGAACCGGTTTGGGCGTGCTGTTTGGCGTCAACTTCTTCCCCCGGTTCATCGCCCAGGCGTACGGCAGTATGTACAATCTGCCCGCGATTCAGGTCCAGTACCTCTGGGGCGACATTGGGGTCGCCCTGGCAATTGCGCTGGCCTGCACGTTGGGTAGCGCGTGGGTGGTCCTGCGCGTCGACCTGCGCAGCCTGCCGACGCAACTTCTCCAGCCCAAGGCGCCCAAGGCCGGCAAGACCCTCTGGCTGGAACGCTGGACCGGTCTATGGCGGCGGTTGAGTTTTAACCACAAGATCACGCTACGCAACCTCTTACGCTACAAGCAACGCCTGTTCATGACGGTGCTGGGTATCGCTGGCTGCATGGCCATGATGATCACCGGTTTTGGCCTGAAGGACTCCATCGGCGACATCAGCACCAAGCAGTTCAACGACCTGTGGCACTACGACGCCATCGTGACCCGGAGCGGGGCGGAAACGGCTGGTCAGCGACAAGCCCTGCGTCAACCGGCCAACTACCGGCGCAGCCTGACGCTGAAATCCAGTCAGGTGACGGTCAAGCAGGCCGGGGTAGCGGAACAAACCGTCACCCTGGGGGTCCCGCAGACGCCACGCCAGCTGAACCGGTTCGTGACCTTACGCGACCGGCAAACGCAGCGCAACTACCGCTTGACCGATCACGGCGCCATCATCGACGAGAAGTTGGCCAAGCTGACCCACGTGAAGGTGGGCGACACCCTGGCCTTGAAGGCGGCGGGGCAGACCACCCGGCACGTGAAGGTCGCCGCCATCGCCGAAAACTATATCAACCACTTCGTGTACCTGAGTCCGCGTTACTACCGCCAGGTGTTTCATACCGCACCGACCTATAATAGTAATTTCGTGCAACTCAACCATTCTGGTGAAGCGGCCGGCAACGCCTACGCCAACCGACTGTTGAAACAGGCGGGCATAGTCAACGTGACGTTGATGCAGACCGAACGCCAGACCAATTTCAAGATGTTCGACAGTATGAATCTCGTGGTCCTGATCTTCGTGATCTCGGCGGGCGCCTTGGCGCTGGTGGTGCTCTACAACCTGACCAACATCAACGTATCCGAGCGGATTCGCGAGTTGTCGACCATCAAGGTGCTGGGCTTTTACGACAACGAAGTCACCCTCTACATCTTCAGAGAAAACCTGATTCTAACGGTGCTGGGGATTCTGGTGGGCTGCCTGCTGGGGGATGGGCTCCACGCCTACATTCTCCAAACGGCGGAAACCAACGCGTTAATGTTCTCGCCGGGGATTCATCCGGTCAGCTATCTGTACGCGGCGGCGTTGACCCTGGTCTTTAGCCTGCTCGTGATGGGCATCATGCACGTCAAGCTGAAGCAGGTCAACATGTTAGACGCGTTAAAATCAGTCGATTAA
- a CDS encoding aldo/keto reductase codes for MEYRQFGKTGFNISEVSLGTWQLGGKWGAEFSEKDALDTLAEAYDRGVNFFDTADGYQGGLSEKAVGTFIKTHPDVHFTTKLGRKEEPLSLEHFNPAHVDRYVDESLQNMGVDALDMVLLHCPPTDIYYTPETFFELDKLKKAGKIRNYGVSVEKVEQAIKAMDYDISAVEIIFNMFRLRPANLFFDLAKQNNIGVLARVPLASGLLTGKFTADTKFSTADHRNNNRDGQHFDKGETFSGVDYLTGVKAAAELKERLGTDNLAATALRYILMYDAVSAVIPGASNPTQIERNTSAAELPALSEAQMAIVRDVYDQYIKNPVDYLW; via the coding sequence ATGGAATACCGACAATTTGGGAAGACCGGCTTCAATATTAGCGAAGTGTCGTTAGGCACCTGGCAACTCGGGGGCAAATGGGGCGCCGAATTTAGCGAAAAGGATGCCTTGGATACCCTAGCCGAAGCCTACGACCGCGGCGTGAACTTCTTTGACACCGCTGATGGCTATCAGGGTGGGTTGAGTGAAAAAGCCGTGGGGACGTTCATCAAGACGCACCCCGACGTCCACTTCACCACCAAGCTGGGCCGCAAGGAAGAACCACTATCCTTGGAACACTTTAACCCGGCTCACGTGGACCGCTACGTGGACGAGTCGCTGCAAAACATGGGCGTCGATGCGCTGGACATGGTCCTGTTACACTGCCCACCGACCGACATCTACTACACGCCGGAAACCTTCTTCGAGTTGGATAAACTGAAAAAGGCCGGTAAGATCCGTAACTACGGGGTCAGCGTTGAAAAGGTCGAACAGGCCATCAAAGCCATGGACTACGACATTTCCGCGGTAGAAATCATCTTTAACATGTTCCGGTTGCGGCCGGCCAACCTGTTCTTCGATTTAGCGAAGCAAAATAACATTGGTGTCTTAGCCCGTGTGCCGTTGGCCAGTGGTCTGTTGACCGGGAAGTTTACCGCCGACACCAAGTTCTCCACGGCCGACCACCGGAACAACAACCGGGACGGCCAACACTTCGACAAAGGGGAAACCTTCTCCGGCGTGGATTACCTGACCGGAGTCAAGGCGGCGGCCGAACTCAAGGAACGGTTGGGCACGGATAACTTGGCGGCCACGGCGCTACGGTACATCTTGATGTACGATGCCGTTTCCGCGGTGATTCCGGGTGCCAGCAACCCGACGCAGATCGAACGCAACACCAGTGCGGCCGAGTTACCGGCACTGAGCGAGGCGCAGATGGCCATCGTGCGTGACGTTTACGACCAATACATTAAGAACCCCGTGGACTACCTCTGGTAA
- the map gene encoding type I methionyl aminopeptidase, producing MITIKSPREIEKMNEAGTLLANIHIGLRDLIKPGIDSWEIEKFTTQYCADHGAIPSEKDVDGYHYATCISINDEVAHMAPQKGRLLKNGDLVKVDMTVSLDGYQADSCWAYAVGDVSDDVKHIMDVTKKALYLGIDQSVIGNRIGDIGAAIQDYVETQNHMGDVRDLIGHGIGTEMHEEPDVPAYGEAGHGIRLREGMVITIEPMVNLGTFELTDKLDKDNWEYYVSADGSLSCQYEHTLAITKDGPKILTSQDPEFDAKYLLK from the coding sequence TTGATTACCATTAAGTCACCACGTGAAATTGAAAAAATGAACGAAGCGGGGACCCTGCTAGCCAACATCCACATCGGCCTGCGCGATTTGATCAAACCGGGCATCGACAGCTGGGAAATTGAAAAGTTTACCACGCAATACTGTGCCGACCACGGCGCCATCCCGTCCGAAAAAGACGTCGACGGTTACCACTACGCCACCTGCATCAGCATCAACGATGAAGTTGCCCACATGGCCCCACAAAAGGGCCGCCTGTTAAAGAACGGCGATTTGGTCAAAGTCGACATGACCGTTTCCTTAGACGGCTACCAAGCCGACTCCTGCTGGGCTTACGCGGTCGGTGACGTGAGCGACGACGTCAAACACATCATGGACGTCACCAAGAAGGCCCTGTACCTGGGCATCGACCAATCCGTCATCGGTAACCGCATCGGGGACATCGGCGCGGCCATCCAGGACTACGTCGAAACCCAGAACCACATGGGCGACGTCCGCGACCTGATTGGCCACGGCATCGGTACCGAAATGCACGAAGAACCCGACGTTCCCGCCTACGGGGAAGCCGGCCACGGCATTCGGTTACGCGAAGGCATGGTCATCACCATCGAACCCATGGTCAACCTGGGCACCTTCGAACTGACCGACAAGCTCGACAAGGACAACTGGGAATACTACGTGTCCGCCGACGGTTCCCTGTCGTGCCAATACGAACACACCCTGGCCATCACCAAGGACGGTCCCAAGATTTTGACGTCCCAAGATCCCGAATTCGATGCCAAGTACCTGTTGAAATAA
- a CDS encoding SDR family NAD(P)-dependent oxidoreductase, with product MTKTWLITGTSTGFGKSLATFLAQKDDVNLVATARHTDQLGYLDQYDHGQILKATLDVTNRDEIAAVVKATTDKFHGIDVLINNAGLGYFGTFEESDRDAVRYMFDVNVWGLIDMTRAVLPTMRAQKRGIVVNFSSIAGLASFPTLSFYNSSKYAVEGVTEAAAQEVAGLGIKFMLIEPSGFRTDWAGRSSQKTMPKLADYQQFASRIEGSEEGAHHEAGDPDKAAAIIYDQVTNHAADLPLRLPLGQWSTDTAIDKYTKTLANFKALHDLSASADQPEK from the coding sequence ATGACAAAAACTTGGTTAATTACGGGAACTTCGACGGGCTTTGGCAAGTCCTTAGCCACTTTCTTGGCCCAAAAGGATGACGTGAACCTGGTCGCTACGGCGCGGCACACCGACCAACTGGGCTACCTGGACCAATACGATCACGGGCAAATCCTGAAGGCCACGTTGGACGTCACCAACCGCGACGAAATCGCCGCCGTGGTCAAAGCCACGACCGACAAGTTCCACGGCATCGACGTGTTGATCAATAATGCCGGTCTGGGTTACTTCGGGACCTTCGAAGAAAGCGACCGGGATGCCGTTCGGTACATGTTTGACGTGAACGTCTGGGGCCTAATCGACATGACCCGGGCGGTCTTACCCACCATGCGGGCGCAAAAGCGCGGTATCGTGGTCAACTTCTCGTCCATCGCCGGGCTGGCTTCCTTCCCAACGCTATCCTTCTACAATAGTAGTAAGTACGCGGTCGAAGGGGTCACCGAAGCCGCGGCACAGGAAGTGGCCGGTTTGGGCATCAAGTTCATGTTGATCGAACCCAGCGGCTTCCGGACCGACTGGGCAGGGCGTTCGTCCCAAAAGACCATGCCGAAGTTGGCGGATTACCAACAATTCGCCAGCCGCATCGAAGGCAGTGAAGAGGGGGCCCACCACGAGGCTGGCGATCCCGACAAGGCCGCGGCCATCATTTACGACCAAGTCACCAACCACGCGGCGGACTTGCCGTTGCGTTTGCCACTAGGCCAGTGGTCGACGGATACGGCCATCGACAAGTACACCAAGACCTTGGCGAACTTCAAGGCCTTGCATGACCTGTCTGCATCGGCGGACCAACCGGAAAAGTAA
- the murI gene encoding glutamate racemase, with the protein MSKQQAPIGVFDSGVGGISTLRTLAKVLPNEDFVFYGDSANAPYGEKSSTAVRHLAANVMAQLKLHQVKAVVIACNTATSAAKRDLMAANPEMTILGIEPALKQAVDAGKQHILVMATPLTIGLPKYNAQVARFQERTHIESLPCPGLADHIEKGYAGIDQTQALVDQLMAPVLDDPIDAIVLGCTHYPFIADMIRREYDHPVTVYTGYEGLANNLATHLKQQGLLRPENANRQIEFYSSRDTPAELALYQHLYEHGIAK; encoded by the coding sequence ATGTCAAAGCAACAAGCACCCATCGGCGTGTTCGATTCTGGCGTCGGGGGCATCAGCACCTTGCGGACGCTCGCAAAAGTGCTCCCAAACGAAGACTTTGTGTTTTACGGGGATTCCGCCAACGCCCCATACGGTGAAAAAAGTTCCACGGCGGTCCGACACCTGGCCGCCAACGTCATGGCGCAACTTAAACTGCACCAGGTCAAGGCGGTGGTCATCGCCTGCAACACGGCGACCAGCGCGGCCAAACGCGACCTCATGGCGGCCAATCCCGAGATGACCATCTTAGGCATCGAGCCGGCCCTGAAGCAGGCGGTCGACGCCGGTAAGCAACACATCTTGGTGATGGCCACGCCGCTGACCATCGGCCTACCCAAGTACAACGCCCAGGTGGCGCGTTTTCAGGAGCGGACCCACATCGAGTCGTTGCCCTGTCCCGGTTTAGCGGACCATATTGAAAAGGGCTACGCCGGCATCGACCAGACCCAGGCACTGGTAGATCAATTGATGGCCCCGGTCCTCGACGATCCGATTGACGCAATCGTCTTGGGCTGCACGCACTACCCATTCATCGCCGACATGATTCGGCGCGAGTACGACCACCCCGTGACCGTCTACACCGGCTACGAGGGCTTGGCGAACAACCTCGCCACCCACCTTAAGCAGCAGGGGTTGTTGCGCCCGGAAAATGCTAACCGGCAAATTGAATTCTATAGTAGCCGCGATACCCCGGCCGAGTTGGCCCTGTACCAGCACCTTTACGAACACGGTATTGCCAAATAA
- the brnQ gene encoding branched-chain amino acid transport system II carrier protein, translating to MNKPLTKRQYLILGSLLFGLFFGAGNLIFPIHLGQLSAGNWGPATIGFLLTAILLPLLSILAISLTRSNSAYDLAAPAGKKFALFFLILIHLTLGILVASPRTATTTFAIGIQPFLPQRYDHLGLLIFSALFFGIAYLMAYNQNKIADYVGKFLNPILLALLAFIFFMAFVIKGDLRHINLFPTSTGAGSNLINGFLQGYNTMDALAGLGFGVTIIAALKLFGLTDSRQRSRAVAKVGAISMSLEALIYIFLIALGASSLSYLHLSAEGGTAFTQIMTHYTGLAGTAILGAVTFLACITSCIGMMAALSQDWGERFPKLGYHFFLTISCLGAFIIANFGLTQIILYSTPLLSFIYPFAMALIFLGVLHPLIGQNPLIYKTTVAFTLIPAILDAIHNLPPFFANLTFFKTIDAWAGNTIPLFNVGLDFFPFVLVGLGGSWALTALLKRRTPAAD from the coding sequence ATGAATAAACCATTAACCAAACGGCAATACTTAATCTTAGGGTCCTTACTCTTCGGTCTTTTTTTCGGGGCCGGCAACCTGATTTTTCCGATTCACCTGGGCCAACTCAGCGCCGGCAACTGGGGACCAGCCACCATCGGCTTTCTACTGACGGCCATTCTGTTGCCCCTCTTGTCCATCCTGGCCATCAGCCTGACGCGCAGCAATAGCGCCTACGACCTGGCCGCGCCCGCCGGTAAAAAGTTTGCGCTCTTCTTCCTAATCTTGATTCACCTGACGCTGGGGATCTTAGTCGCTTCCCCCCGGACCGCGACCACGACCTTTGCCATCGGGATTCAGCCCTTCTTGCCCCAGCGCTACGACCATCTCGGCCTGTTGATTTTCTCCGCATTGTTCTTCGGCATCGCCTACCTGATGGCCTACAATCAAAATAAAATTGCTGATTACGTGGGCAAATTCTTAAACCCCATCCTGCTAGCCTTATTGGCCTTCATCTTCTTCATGGCCTTCGTCATCAAGGGCGACCTGCGCCACATCAACCTTTTCCCCACCTCGACCGGTGCCGGGAGTAACCTAATCAACGGGTTCTTGCAGGGTTACAACACCATGGACGCTCTGGCTGGTCTGGGCTTTGGGGTCACCATCATCGCCGCACTCAAATTGTTTGGGCTGACCGATAGCCGTCAACGGTCCCGTGCCGTTGCGAAGGTCGGCGCCATCAGTATGAGTCTCGAGGCGTTAATCTACATCTTCTTGATTGCCCTGGGGGCGTCTAGTCTCAGCTACCTGCACCTTTCCGCGGAAGGCGGCACCGCCTTTACCCAAATTATGACCCACTACACCGGCCTGGCCGGCACCGCCATCCTGGGCGCCGTTACCTTTCTGGCCTGTATCACCTCGTGTATCGGCATGATGGCCGCCCTGTCGCAGGACTGGGGCGAACGGTTCCCTAAGTTAGGCTACCACTTCTTCTTGACCATCAGTTGCCTGGGCGCCTTTATCATCGCTAACTTCGGCCTGACGCAGATCATCCTCTACTCCACGCCGCTATTGAGTTTCATCTACCCGTTTGCCATGGCGCTGATCTTCTTGGGCGTGCTGCATCCCCTGATTGGGCAAAACCCGCTCATCTACAAAACCACGGTGGCCTTCACCTTGATTCCGGCCATCCTGGACGCCATCCACAACCTGCCCCCGTTCTTCGCCAACCTGACGTTCTTTAAAACCATCGACGCCTGGGCGGGCAACACGATTCCCCTGTTCAACGTGGGCTTAGATTTCTTCCCGTTCGTCCTGGTTGGACTGGGCGGGAGTTGGGCCCTAACCGCGTTGCTGAAACGCCGGACGCCCGCCGCCGATTGA
- a CDS encoding 3-hydroxyacyl-CoA dehydrogenase family protein, which produces MDLSKFKVIGNIGAGTMGHATALQFAMHGYTVNLLDTSDDALNNGMAGIKHDLETFEQAGILSDTPQTILSRIHPTTNYQEALTAADFVIESVVEKLDVKRLVWQEAEKYVSDQTILATNTSGLSPTAIQQTLTHPERFVVAHFWNPAQLMPLVEVVPGEQTDAATVTTTVALMTHIGKHAVPLQKEALGFVGNRIQLAVLREALHIIDDGIATPEAVDDIIKYSLGRRWSLVGPVASADLGGLDVFNNISAYLYADLANDTGTDPALAKKVAAHQLGLKTGQGFYNWTGTAGQEVVAQRDRDLLNLLKADQSH; this is translated from the coding sequence ATGGACTTATCAAAATTTAAAGTTATTGGCAATATCGGTGCTGGTACTATGGGTCATGCCACTGCATTACAATTCGCCATGCATGGCTACACCGTCAACTTATTAGACACCAGCGACGACGCCTTAAACAACGGAATGGCTGGCATCAAACATGACCTTGAAACGTTTGAACAAGCGGGAATTCTATCCGACACCCCCCAGACTATTTTGAGCAGAATTCACCCCACTACCAATTATCAAGAGGCACTGACTGCCGCCGACTTTGTAATTGAATCCGTTGTGGAAAAATTAGACGTTAAGCGCCTGGTTTGGCAAGAAGCTGAAAAATACGTTTCCGATCAGACCATCCTCGCCACCAACACCTCCGGCCTCAGCCCCACCGCCATTCAACAGACGTTGACGCATCCCGAACGCTTCGTGGTCGCCCACTTCTGGAACCCCGCGCAACTGATGCCACTGGTCGAGGTGGTGCCTGGCGAACAGACTGACGCGGCCACCGTCACCACCACCGTGGCGCTAATGACCCACATCGGCAAACACGCGGTTCCGTTGCAAAAGGAAGCACTGGGCTTCGTGGGCAACCGGATTCAACTGGCCGTCTTGCGCGAAGCTCTGCACATCATCGATGACGGCATCGCCACGCCCGAAGCGGTCGACGACATCATCAAGTACAGTCTGGGCCGACGTTGGAGTCTGGTGGGTCCCGTGGCCAGTGCCGATCTCGGTGGCCTAGACGTGTTCAACAATATCAGTGCCTACCTCTACGCCGACTTAGCCAACGATACCGGGACCGACCCCGCGCTAGCCAAGAAGGTCGCGGCTCATCAGCTGGGGCTCAAAACCGGCCAGGGTTTCTACAACTGGACCGGGACGGCTGGCCAAGAGGTCGTGGCCCAACGCGACCGCGACCTGCTGAACTTACTGAAGGCTGATCAGTCTCATTAA
- a CDS encoding MFS transporter, which produces MHKIHYGWWIFLSTCVISLVGFGMVVDTIGLFFEPVSASFGITRAGVSLMVTFQNIACAITLLFAGKLMEKINIRLLLTICFTIIGLGFISLGFAHSIVQFYVVWTIIGIMQPFALTLSIPVLLGNWFQKYLGTVLGIALGLSAIGGSLFNPIVSSVITNFGWRSGWIVEGAITLIAILPFTLFVIRYKPTGQTKPFGYQEVTTTETSEADWQGLSFKQALKTPMFYLITFAMIALQWVAGLVQHVSPYIVSIHLPLTIGATVVSGIMLGAAAGKVSIGWFLDHFNNQVVIIMYAVFGIVGWLSLLIFRDTSLLVGSGFVLGLGQGIMLVSLPYFIRKQFGPKDYNNILSIISMFGNFATAIAVSVDGKIFDITGSYSLPITTNGVLYALGGAAVVISITLSHHYLKQKSAKKAVA; this is translated from the coding sequence GTGCATAAAATTCATTATGGCTGGTGGATCTTTCTAAGTACCTGTGTTATCTCATTAGTTGGTTTTGGGATGGTCGTTGATACTATTGGGCTATTCTTCGAACCCGTTAGCGCTTCCTTCGGGATTACTCGTGCTGGGGTATCCCTTATGGTCACATTCCAGAATATCGCTTGTGCCATTACGTTACTTTTTGCCGGTAAACTCATGGAAAAGATTAATATCCGCTTATTACTAACCATCTGCTTTACCATCATTGGTTTAGGTTTTATTAGTTTGGGCTTCGCACACAGCATCGTTCAGTTTTACGTTGTTTGGACCATCATTGGTATTATGCAGCCCTTCGCCTTAACTCTGTCCATTCCCGTCTTGCTAGGAAATTGGTTTCAAAAGTATCTCGGAACCGTTTTAGGCATTGCTTTAGGATTGTCAGCAATTGGTGGATCATTATTTAATCCCATCGTTAGTTCTGTTATCACTAATTTTGGTTGGCGCTCTGGTTGGATTGTTGAGGGAGCCATCACCTTAATTGCCATATTACCGTTTACGCTCTTCGTCATTCGATACAAGCCCACTGGACAAACTAAACCCTTTGGCTACCAAGAAGTGACAACCACCGAAACTAGCGAGGCAGACTGGCAAGGCTTGTCATTCAAACAAGCCCTTAAGACGCCGATGTTTTACCTCATCACCTTCGCTATGATTGCCTTACAATGGGTCGCCGGTCTTGTTCAACACGTTTCCCCCTATATTGTAAGCATCCATCTTCCCTTAACGATCGGTGCAACCGTCGTTTCCGGGATTATGCTAGGGGCCGCCGCTGGTAAGGTCAGCATCGGATGGTTCCTGGACCACTTCAATAATCAAGTCGTCATTATTATGTACGCTGTTTTTGGCATTGTTGGTTGGTTGAGCTTACTGATTTTCAGGGACACCTCCTTATTAGTTGGTTCCGGTTTCGTTTTGGGGTTGGGCCAAGGAATTATGCTAGTTTCGTTGCCCTACTTTATTCGCAAACAATTTGGTCCCAAGGATTATAACAATATCCTGTCTATCATTTCTATGTTTGGTAATTTTGCCACCGCCATCGCCGTTTCGGTGGATGGTAAGATCTTCGATATCACCGGCTCATATAGTCTACCTATCACGACTAATGGTGTTCTGTACGCCCTAGGTGGCGCAGCTGTGGTCATCTCAATCACACTCTCCCATCACTATTTAAAGCAAAAATCAGCCAAAAAAGCTGTTGCTTAA